Proteins co-encoded in one Ruegeria sp. HKCCD4315 genomic window:
- a CDS encoding aspartate aminotransferase family protein, with translation MSTITNHMPTAELQALDAAHHLHPFSANGALGQEGARVITRAKGVYLTDSEGEEILDAMAGLWCVNIGYGRDELAEVAARQMRELPYYNTFFKTTHVPAIALAAKIAELAPGDLNHVFFAAGGSEANDTNIRLVRTYWAEKGQPDKNIIISRHNAYHGSSVGSASLGGMAGMHAQGGIPIPNIHHINQPNWWAEGGDMSPEDFGLARARELEEAILELGEDRVAAFIAEPVQGAGGVIVAPDTYWPEIQRICDKYDILLIADEVICGFGRTGNWFGSQTVGIKPHIMTIAKGLSSGYAPIGGSIVNDEIAQVIGGTEFNHGYTYSGHPVAAAVALENLRILEEEKIVEHVRDVAAPYLKQKWEALADHPLVGEAKIVGMMASIALTPDKASRAKFASEPGTVGYICRDRCFANNLIMRHVGDRMIISPPLILTPADIDEMFVRIHKSLDEAQAEIIAQGLMKAAS, from the coding sequence ATGTCCACCATCACCAACCATATGCCGACCGCCGAGTTGCAGGCGCTGGATGCAGCGCATCACCTCCATCCGTTTTCCGCCAATGGCGCGCTGGGTCAGGAAGGTGCGCGTGTGATTACCCGTGCCAAAGGGGTTTACCTGACCGATAGTGAGGGTGAAGAGATTTTGGACGCCATGGCAGGTTTGTGGTGCGTCAATATCGGGTACGGTCGCGATGAACTGGCAGAAGTTGCCGCGCGTCAGATGCGTGAACTGCCCTATTACAACACGTTTTTCAAAACGACCCATGTTCCGGCCATTGCGCTGGCCGCAAAAATTGCCGAGCTGGCACCGGGCGATCTGAACCACGTCTTCTTTGCTGCGGGCGGGTCCGAGGCTAACGATACAAATATTCGTCTGGTGCGCACCTATTGGGCCGAAAAGGGCCAGCCGGACAAGAACATCATCATCAGCCGCCACAACGCTTATCACGGGTCTTCCGTGGGGTCTGCTTCGCTGGGCGGCATGGCAGGGATGCATGCGCAAGGTGGCATCCCGATCCCGAACATTCACCACATCAACCAACCCAATTGGTGGGCCGAAGGTGGTGACATGTCGCCCGAAGACTTCGGACTGGCCCGTGCTCGCGAGCTGGAAGAGGCTATTCTGGAACTAGGCGAAGACCGCGTTGCAGCCTTTATCGCCGAACCCGTGCAGGGCGCAGGCGGCGTGATCGTTGCGCCGGACACGTATTGGCCGGAAATCCAACGCATCTGTGACAAGTACGACATCCTGTTGATCGCGGATGAGGTCATCTGCGGATTTGGCCGTACCGGCAATTGGTTCGGTTCGCAAACCGTTGGAATCAAGCCGCATATCATGACCATCGCCAAAGGGCTTAGCTCGGGCTACGCGCCGATCGGCGGGTCCATCGTGAATGACGAGATCGCCCAAGTGATCGGCGGCACCGAGTTCAACCACGGTTACACCTATTCCGGCCACCCTGTCGCCGCTGCTGTGGCGCTGGAGAACCTACGCATCCTCGAAGAAGAGAAAATCGTCGAGCATGTCCGCGACGTAGCAGCGCCCTATCTGAAACAGAAATGGGAGGCGCTGGCCGATCATCCGCTGGTGGGTGAGGCGAAAATCGTTGGCATGATGGCGTCGATCGCGTTGACCCCAGACAAGGCCAGCCGCGCCAAGTTCGCATCCGAACCGGGCACCGTGGGCTATATCTGCCGCGACCGTTGTTTTGCCAATAACCTGATCATGCGTCATGTCGGCGACCGGATGATTATCTCACCGCCCCTGATCCTGACTCCGGCAGACATCGATGAGATGTTTGTGCGGATCCACAAGTCATTGGATGAAGCGCAGGCCGAGATTATTGCACAGGGTTTAATGAAAGCGGCGTCTTAA
- a CDS encoding peptidase S41 has product MSLSQDFESILDVVKRTDPSFATVDPGKIDANIEAARKHATRNAREPFLLSAMRLLALSGNGHTRLIPNDAISVLPLRFVSFGRSVFLTKSSAPFAELAPSKLLGVNGTPVEKIERAAASLLSGTPQRKRVIGPLIFAWPAALAELGFAPFDHETQYHLQGADGRRHSVSVANGDTVLASEMYPRNEHGKVDPLRNDKGFVEIHDCSENGLALKLPSFFDPSESALAEAIDKAATQVRARRDNFLVIDVRSNTGGDFLATMPLIDAITESTQRCGCAVLVDKFTFSAAIVFVAILRYRLGHKLTIVGEEMGDGLKFFAEGGLIELPNSGAVVRYSTALHDWETGTTDQTTPSDIARQLVPVHRLAIDREWFSTPFDTTPEDTAYNRLVEELA; this is encoded by the coding sequence GTGTCGCTGAGCCAAGACTTCGAATCCATTCTGGACGTCGTGAAACGAACCGACCCAAGCTTTGCGACGGTCGATCCAGGAAAGATCGACGCCAATATCGAAGCTGCGCGGAAGCACGCGACTCGGAATGCGCGAGAGCCGTTCTTGCTGTCGGCAATGCGCCTCTTGGCCCTTTCCGGCAACGGCCACACGCGCCTGATCCCGAACGACGCGATCTCAGTCCTGCCGCTGCGATTTGTGAGCTTTGGGAGATCGGTTTTTCTAACCAAATCCTCAGCGCCATTTGCGGAACTTGCGCCCAGTAAGCTGCTCGGCGTTAACGGTACACCTGTAGAAAAGATCGAACGCGCGGCAGCCTCTCTTCTGTCAGGAACACCGCAACGAAAGCGTGTAATTGGACCTTTGATATTTGCCTGGCCAGCAGCGTTGGCCGAACTGGGTTTCGCACCATTCGACCATGAGACACAGTATCACCTTCAAGGCGCTGACGGGCGCAGACACTCAGTAAGTGTGGCGAACGGCGATACTGTTCTGGCGTCAGAAATGTATCCACGGAACGAACACGGCAAAGTCGATCCCCTAAGGAATGACAAAGGGTTCGTGGAAATCCACGACTGTTCTGAAAATGGTCTCGCTTTGAAGCTGCCAAGTTTCTTCGATCCCAGTGAAAGCGCGCTTGCCGAAGCAATCGATAAAGCCGCCACACAGGTTCGGGCCCGCCGCGACAATTTCCTTGTCATCGATGTTCGGAGCAACACCGGGGGCGACTTTTTGGCAACCATGCCTCTGATCGATGCAATCACCGAAAGTACCCAGCGGTGCGGATGTGCGGTGTTGGTGGACAAATTCACCTTTTCTGCAGCAATCGTCTTTGTCGCGATCCTCAGGTATCGGCTTGGGCACAAGCTGACGATCGTCGGTGAAGAAATGGGCGACGGGCTCAAGTTCTTTGCGGAAGGCGGCTTGATCGAATTGCCGAACAGCGGCGCCGTTGTTCGATACTCAACTGCGCTTCACGATTGGGAAACCGGAACGACGGATCAAACGACGCCGTCTGACATCGCCCGTCAGCTCGTGCCTGTCCATAGGCTTGCAATTGATCGGGAATGGTTTTCGACACCGTTTGACACAACGCCTGAGGACACTGCCTACAACAGGCTGGTTGAAGAATTGGCTTAA
- a CDS encoding lytic murein transglycosylase, with translation MTVALWASMVQADTTDTGKWSGSDALGETIQLASADLAVSLRPVPRPSIEALQVSAAAAARFQVWLSAFQDRARQQGISQRTLSQVFSDITFDEDIIARDRNQAEFSKPIWAYLDSAVSDTRLSNGRAAMQRHRQVLKRIEAEYGVEKEVVTAIWGLETSFGSYRGSSRTLRSLATLAFDARRAQFFETQLIAALQIVQAGDVSAANMLGSWAGAMGHTQFMPTSYLDHAVDFDGDGRRDIWSDDPTDALASAASYLAQHGWTKGQPWGVEVRLPAGFDYASARRDFTRMPSEWAAQGVVGTDGNAVPDHGQAAILLPAGWQGVALMIFDNFSVIEAYNGADAYVIGIGHLSDRLAGGVSFQSNWPRADRVLSFSEKKELQTRLTEAGFDTKGIDGRTGPNTINAVRAYQLAQGLRPDGYPTVKLLDRLR, from the coding sequence ATGACCGTCGCATTATGGGCATCCATGGTGCAGGCGGACACAACAGACACTGGAAAATGGTCGGGCAGTGATGCTCTTGGCGAAACGATACAGCTGGCTTCGGCAGACTTGGCTGTTTCGCTTCGACCCGTTCCGCGACCATCGATCGAGGCGCTGCAGGTTTCTGCAGCAGCGGCAGCACGGTTTCAGGTCTGGCTGAGCGCGTTTCAGGATAGGGCGCGGCAGCAGGGAATATCGCAACGGACGCTGTCTCAGGTGTTTTCGGATATAACCTTTGACGAAGACATCATCGCGCGGGATCGAAATCAGGCCGAATTCTCGAAGCCGATTTGGGCTTATTTGGATTCGGCGGTTTCGGACACGCGATTGTCAAACGGGCGAGCCGCCATGCAACGGCACCGGCAAGTGCTGAAGCGGATTGAGGCTGAATATGGTGTCGAGAAAGAGGTTGTAACGGCAATCTGGGGGCTGGAAACCTCGTTTGGGTCTTATCGTGGCAGTAGCCGCACGCTCAGGTCTCTGGCGACACTGGCCTTTGACGCAAGGCGTGCTCAGTTCTTCGAAACCCAGTTGATCGCTGCCCTGCAGATCGTGCAGGCAGGTGATGTCAGCGCTGCGAACATGTTAGGCAGCTGGGCGGGTGCGATGGGCCACACGCAATTCATGCCGACCTCGTATCTGGATCATGCGGTCGACTTTGACGGAGATGGCCGCCGCGACATCTGGTCAGACGATCCAACGGATGCATTGGCCTCGGCGGCGTCGTATCTGGCACAGCACGGTTGGACCAAGGGGCAACCTTGGGGGGTTGAGGTGCGATTGCCCGCAGGCTTTGACTACGCTTCGGCCCGGCGAGACTTCACCCGGATGCCGTCCGAATGGGCTGCACAGGGTGTTGTGGGAACCGATGGCAACGCTGTTCCAGACCACGGTCAGGCGGCGATCCTGCTTCCGGCCGGATGGCAGGGCGTTGCCTTGATGATCTTTGACAATTTCAGCGTGATCGAAGCGTATAACGGGGCAGACGCCTATGTGATCGGTATCGGGCATCTGTCTGACCGGCTTGCCGGAGGCGTGTCGTTTCAATCCAACTGGCCGCGCGCGGACAGAGTGTTGAGTTTTTCCGAGAAAAAGGAACTGCAAACCCGCCTGACCGAAGCCGGGTTCGACACAAAGGGCATTGATGGGCGTACCGGACCAAATACTATCAACGCCGTGCGAGCCTATCAGCTGGCACAGGGGTTGCGCCCGGACGGGTATCCGACTGTGAAACTGTTGGATCGGTTGAGGTGA
- a CDS encoding YafY family protein translates to MSRTARLFQLMQALRSGPSPKTSAQLAQDLDVSARTIHRDIDALRGLGAVIDGEAGFGFTLIEDATLPPLGFTDDELEALVLGLREVQVIGDPALADAASAALRKLQGRLPPRQSHRLSHAILAATRFNRPPAPTIDASTLRQAAWDERTVEFSYTDAKGEATRRRVDPLSIVYMDRSNVLLSWCHLRQDFRVFRLDRMQDMCVTDQSFRPNRVPMLRDVLARIRADREAQDCETGA, encoded by the coding sequence ATGTCTCGCACAGCACGACTGTTCCAATTGATGCAGGCCCTGCGTTCTGGCCCGTCGCCGAAAACCTCGGCGCAACTGGCGCAGGATCTGGATGTGTCTGCCCGGACGATCCATCGCGATATCGATGCGCTACGTGGTCTGGGGGCCGTTATCGACGGCGAAGCGGGGTTTGGGTTTACCCTGATCGAGGATGCAACATTGCCCCCGCTGGGTTTCACCGATGATGAGCTTGAGGCGCTGGTTCTGGGCCTGCGCGAAGTACAGGTTATTGGTGACCCGGCCTTGGCGGATGCCGCCAGTGCCGCACTGCGAAAGTTGCAGGGCCGCTTGCCACCGCGTCAGTCGCACAGGCTGAGTCACGCAATTCTGGCGGCCACCCGATTTAATCGTCCTCCGGCACCGACGATAGACGCTTCAACCCTGCGGCAGGCAGCCTGGGACGAGCGCACGGTAGAGTTTTCGTATACCGACGCAAAGGGAGAGGCCACGCGTCGGCGCGTGGATCCGCTTAGCATCGTCTATATGGACCGCTCGAATGTGTTGCTCAGCTGGTGCCATCTGAGGCAGGATTTTCGCGTTTTTCGCCTGGACCGGATGCAGGATATGTGCGTGACGGATCAAAGCTTTAGGCCAAACCGGGTGCCGATGCTGCGCGATGTGCTGGCCCGCATCCGCGCCGACCGGGAAGCACAAGACTGCGAGACAGGTGCCTGA
- a CDS encoding glutathione S-transferase family protein has protein sequence MLTLLTYPSAFGLFSASPFCVKTALMLQHSGQKWQRSDMLDPRKMPHQKLPVLRTPDRLIPDSDLIRDWLEQDQGADFDHGLTDVEKAQSRALVRMAEEHLYFHIVLDRWGNDDVWPILRETFFTGIPALIRKPASNAIRKSVLKGITSQGIGRFSLSERLDRVERDLEAISAYLWQSSFLLGDQPTSADMSVGPMLAAMRATPADTPLTRRIKQDNVLNSYVDRMEQAIPV, from the coding sequence ATGCTGACCCTTCTCACCTATCCTTCTGCCTTCGGCCTGTTCAGTGCCAGCCCGTTCTGCGTCAAAACGGCTTTAATGCTGCAACATTCCGGCCAGAAATGGCAGCGCTCTGACATGCTTGATCCCCGAAAGATGCCGCACCAGAAACTACCCGTTCTGCGCACGCCCGATCGGTTGATCCCCGACAGTGACCTGATCCGTGACTGGCTGGAACAAGACCAGGGTGCGGATTTCGATCATGGGCTTACAGATGTTGAAAAAGCGCAATCCCGCGCTTTGGTCAGGATGGCCGAAGAACATCTGTATTTTCACATCGTTCTGGATCGTTGGGGCAATGACGACGTATGGCCGATCCTGCGTGAAACCTTCTTTACCGGGATACCGGCCCTGATCCGCAAGCCGGCGTCCAACGCAATCCGAAAGTCTGTTCTGAAGGGGATCACGTCTCAAGGGATTGGGCGGTTTTCGCTGTCCGAACGGTTGGACAGGGTTGAACGCGATCTCGAGGCGATCTCGGCCTATCTTTGGCAATCCTCCTTCCTGCTGGGGGATCAGCCGACGTCTGCGGACATGAGCGTCGGTCCAATGCTAGCTGCAATGCGCGCAACGCCTGCGGATACCCCGCTGACCCGGCGCATCAAACAGGATAATGTGTTGAACAGTTACGTGGACCGGATGGAACAGGCGATACCCGTTTGA
- a CDS encoding DUF1801 domain-containing protein has protein sequence MKPFDNPKVAAAFEALAPPARAGALALRDLIIDTATTLPAANPLREELRWGQPAYLAPKGSTIRLGAHKAANFALFVHCQSRLMGDFTSAFPNEDRIDGTRAVLFDDPHQIDPNRHGWLIARALTYHL, from the coding sequence TTGAAACCTTTTGATAACCCCAAAGTCGCCGCAGCATTCGAGGCCCTGGCACCGCCCGCGCGCGCAGGGGCCCTTGCGCTGCGTGACCTGATCATTGACACGGCAACAACTCTGCCCGCCGCCAACCCGCTGCGAGAGGAGCTGCGCTGGGGCCAACCTGCGTACCTGGCGCCCAAAGGATCAACGATCCGACTGGGGGCACACAAGGCGGCCAATTTTGCACTGTTTGTGCATTGTCAAAGCCGATTGATGGGTGACTTCACTTCAGCCTTCCCGAATGAAGATCGCATTGACGGAACCCGCGCCGTTCTGTTCGACGACCCGCATCAGATAGATCCGAACCGCCACGGGTGGCTGATCGCCCGGGCGCTGACCTATCACCTCTGA
- the rnr gene encoding ribonuclease R produces MTRIPTKQEVLDWISANPTLTSKRDIAKAFGIKGADRIDLKRILKELEAEGHLEKRKRSYRDPDRLPPVSVLQVKAPNEDGDLFARPLEWHGEGVEPIVLLITRASDPALGEGDRILARLTVVHEEDHNYEARLIRRIGTNPRKIVGIFRKGAEGGRIVPIDKASSSEWLVPEGAVLGAKDGELVEAEQAGPKNRMGLPRARIVERLGDPTAPKAVSLIAIHQHGIPDDFPDKVIDEADKAKPVGLKGREDLRDMPLLTIDPSDARDHDDACYAHTDDDPKNPGGHVIWVAIADVAAYVQPGTALDREARKRGNSSYFPDRVVPMLPDRLSGDLCSLHEGVPRACIAVRMQIDADGNKIGHRFVRGLMRSAASLNYTEVQEAIDGNPNDRTGPLLETVLKPLYAAYTALKKARAVRQPLELDLPERKIVLSETGEVTSVAFRDRLDAHKLIEEFMILANVAAAETLIAKRRPLLFRVHEEPAPEKLESLRETAQAAGLNLAKGQVLQTRHLNALLNAAAGTEDAELINLTTLRSMAQAYYNPENFGHFGLALRNYAHFTSPIRRYADLIVHRALISAHGWGKDGLTEDEITRLDETATHISDTERRSMMAERDTTDRYLAAYLSERVGNEFSGRISGIARFGAFVKMDETGADGLVPVRSLGREFFHFDREAGTLMGSDTGLIIAIGQRVTVRLTEATPVTGGLELELLSIDDQALPRGRGHSKRATRRKAVSTKRKKDKIKRKVERKRRQR; encoded by the coding sequence ATGACTCGCATCCCCACCAAGCAGGAGGTCCTTGACTGGATCTCGGCGAACCCAACCCTAACGTCGAAACGCGATATCGCCAAGGCCTTTGGCATCAAGGGCGCGGATCGGATCGATCTCAAGCGCATTCTCAAAGAGCTTGAGGCAGAAGGGCATCTGGAAAAGCGCAAGCGCAGCTATCGTGACCCGGATCGCCTGCCGCCCGTCAGCGTGTTGCAGGTGAAGGCCCCGAATGAAGATGGTGATCTGTTCGCGCGTCCCCTGGAATGGCATGGCGAAGGTGTCGAGCCCATCGTTCTGCTGATCACCCGCGCAAGCGATCCGGCATTGGGTGAAGGCGACCGAATTCTGGCCCGCCTGACTGTGGTGCATGAAGAAGATCACAATTACGAGGCCCGCCTGATCCGCCGCATCGGTACTAATCCGCGCAAGATCGTCGGTATCTTCCGCAAGGGGGCCGAGGGCGGGCGGATTGTGCCCATCGACAAGGCAAGCTCTTCTGAATGGCTGGTGCCTGAAGGCGCGGTTTTGGGCGCCAAAGACGGCGAGTTGGTCGAAGCTGAACAGGCGGGACCTAAAAACCGCATGGGTCTGCCGCGGGCGCGCATTGTCGAACGCTTGGGTGATCCGACCGCGCCCAAGGCGGTGTCACTGATCGCGATTCATCAGCATGGCATCCCGGACGATTTCCCCGACAAAGTGATCGATGAGGCTGACAAGGCCAAGCCTGTTGGTTTGAAAGGCCGCGAAGACCTGCGGGACATGCCGCTGCTGACCATCGACCCCTCGGACGCGCGGGATCATGACGATGCATGCTATGCCCATACCGACGACGATCCCAAGAACCCCGGCGGGCACGTGATCTGGGTCGCCATTGCCGATGTCGCCGCCTATGTGCAGCCCGGAACGGCCCTGGATCGTGAGGCACGAAAGCGGGGCAACTCCAGCTATTTCCCGGATCGTGTTGTGCCGATGCTGCCGGATCGCTTGTCGGGCGATTTGTGTTCCCTGCACGAAGGGGTGCCCCGCGCCTGTATCGCTGTGCGAATGCAGATCGATGCGGATGGGAACAAGATTGGGCACAGGTTTGTGCGTGGTCTGATGCGGTCGGCTGCGTCTCTGAACTATACCGAGGTGCAGGAGGCCATCGACGGCAACCCGAATGACCGTACCGGCCCGTTGCTGGAAACGGTTCTGAAACCGCTCTACGCCGCTTATACTGCTTTGAAGAAGGCGCGGGCTGTGCGGCAGCCCTTGGAGCTGGATCTGCCCGAGCGTAAAATCGTGCTGTCCGAAACCGGGGAAGTGACGAGCGTGGCGTTCCGCGACCGGCTGGACGCCCATAAGCTGATCGAGGAGTTCATGATCCTCGCCAATGTCGCCGCTGCTGAAACCCTGATTGCCAAGCGCCGCCCGCTGCTGTTCCGTGTGCACGAGGAACCCGCGCCTGAGAAGTTGGAAAGCTTGCGGGAAACAGCACAGGCGGCGGGTTTGAACCTGGCCAAGGGGCAGGTATTGCAGACCCGGCATCTGAACGCATTGCTGAACGCAGCTGCGGGGACAGAGGACGCGGAACTCATTAACCTGACCACTCTGCGGTCGATGGCGCAGGCTTATTATAATCCTGAGAACTTCGGGCATTTCGGGTTGGCGCTGCGCAACTATGCACATTTCACCTCACCTATCCGCCGCTATGCCGACCTGATCGTACATCGCGCTCTGATCTCGGCCCATGGCTGGGGCAAGGACGGGCTGACCGAGGATGAAATCACGCGCTTGGACGAGACAGCCACGCACATCTCGGACACTGAGCGCCGCTCGATGATGGCCGAGCGGGACACAACTGACCGCTATCTGGCAGCCTATCTAAGCGAGCGGGTGGGCAATGAGTTCTCTGGTCGGATCAGCGGCATCGCCCGGTTCGGGGCCTTCGTGAAGATGGACGAGACCGGCGCGGACGGGCTGGTGCCAGTGCGTTCGCTTGGGCGTGAGTTCTTTCATTTCGATCGAGAGGCCGGGACGCTGATGGGATCGGATACCGGTCTGATCATCGCCATCGGCCAGCGCGTCACAGTACGGTTGACAGAGGCGACGCCTGTAACCGGTGGTCTGGAACTGGAACTCTTGTCGATCGACGATCAGGCGCTGCCGCGCGGACGGGGTCATTCCAAGCGGGCGACCCGCCGAAAGGCTGTCAGCACCAAGCGTAAAAAAGACAAGATCAAGCGCAAGGTGGAACGCAAGCGCCGTCAGAGGTGA
- a CDS encoding TIGR04282 family arsenosugar biosynthesis glycosyltransferase — protein sequence MQRTLVIMVKEPRPGRVKTRLGRDIGMVGAAWWFRHQTRTLILRLRDPRWQIVLAVAPDAEGLTSRIWPADLPRAGQGRGDLGQRMGRMLRGMPKGPVCLIGADIPGITRRHIAGAFDALGRSQMVFGPAPDGGYWLVGAQRYAALPVGLFRNVRWSTEHALSDTLATVPGARVSLLDHLRDVDTLADLKA from the coding sequence ATGCAGCGCACATTGGTGATCATGGTGAAAGAGCCGCGTCCGGGTCGTGTGAAAACACGGCTGGGGCGTGATATCGGCATGGTTGGTGCGGCCTGGTGGTTCCGGCATCAGACCCGGACTTTGATCCTTCGGCTGCGTGATCCGCGTTGGCAAATCGTCCTTGCCGTGGCGCCAGATGCCGAGGGTCTGACCAGCCGTATCTGGCCAGCTGACCTGCCGCGCGCGGGACAGGGGCGTGGTGATCTTGGACAGCGCATGGGTCGCATGCTGCGGGGCATGCCTAAAGGTCCGGTTTGCCTGATTGGTGCCGATATTCCGGGGATTACGCGCAGACATATTGCCGGTGCTTTTGACGCGCTAGGGCGATCTCAAATGGTGTTCGGCCCTGCACCGGATGGGGGGTACTGGCTGGTTGGTGCGCAACGCTATGCGGCCTTGCCGGTAGGTCTGTTTCGCAATGTGCGCTGGTCGACAGAACACGCTTTGTCGGACACGTTGGCCACGGTTCCCGGCGCGCGGGTTTCGTTGCTGGATCACCTGCGCGATGTGGATACATTAGCCGATCTGAAAGCCTGA
- the dapE gene encoding succinyl-diaminopimelate desuccinylase: protein MTDPVQLTADLIRCPSVTPEEGGALELLGSVLSDAGFECTRADRGGISNLFARWGQKGHARSFGFNGHTDVVPIGDEAAWTMPPFGAEVRDGVMYGRGTTDMKSGVAAFAAAAVDFVRDTPPDGAIILTITGDEEGDALDGTTALLDYMSSADERMSVCLVGEPTCPNTMGEMMKIGRRGSMTAWFTITGVQGHSAYPHRARNPLPAIARLMDRLASHELDQGTDHFDASTLAVVTIDTGNAATNVIPARCSGAVNIRFNDLHSGASLSDWLRAEADQVAAEYGVEMDVKIKISGESFLTPPGPLSDLVAKAVEAETGVTPELSTTGGTSDARFVKNHCPVVEFGLVGRTMHQVDECVEVAQIEQLKAIYTRILTDYFA, encoded by the coding sequence ATGACCGACCCTGTTCAATTGACAGCTGACCTGATCCGTTGCCCATCGGTCACACCTGAAGAGGGCGGCGCGCTTGAATTGCTTGGGTCGGTTCTGTCGGATGCGGGCTTTGAGTGCACGCGCGCCGACCGTGGGGGCATCAGTAACTTGTTCGCTCGGTGGGGCCAGAAAGGCCATGCGCGCAGCTTTGGGTTCAACGGCCATACCGATGTTGTTCCGATAGGCGACGAAGCGGCCTGGACGATGCCGCCTTTCGGAGCCGAGGTGCGGGATGGTGTGATGTACGGGCGCGGCACTACCGATATGAAATCAGGCGTTGCGGCCTTTGCCGCCGCTGCGGTGGATTTCGTGCGCGACACGCCGCCGGACGGGGCCATCATCCTGACGATCACGGGTGATGAAGAAGGTGATGCGCTGGACGGTACCACTGCTTTACTCGACTACATGAGCAGCGCGGATGAGCGCATGTCGGTCTGTCTGGTCGGTGAGCCAACATGCCCGAACACGATGGGCGAGATGATGAAGATCGGCCGTCGCGGCTCGATGACGGCATGGTTCACGATAACCGGAGTGCAGGGGCATTCGGCCTATCCGCATCGGGCCAGGAACCCTTTACCTGCGATTGCGCGGCTGATGGATCGGCTGGCAAGTCACGAGCTGGATCAGGGCACGGACCACTTCGACGCCTCTACATTGGCAGTTGTTACGATCGACACCGGGAACGCTGCCACCAACGTGATCCCAGCCCGGTGCAGCGGCGCGGTGAATATCCGTTTCAACGATTTGCATTCCGGTGCAAGCCTAAGCGATTGGTTGCGAGCAGAGGCCGATCAGGTGGCTGCCGAGTACGGCGTTGAGATGGATGTAAAAATCAAGATTTCCGGCGAAAGCTTTCTGACCCCGCCGGGGCCACTGTCTGATCTGGTGGCCAAAGCGGTCGAAGCGGAAACCGGTGTTACGCCCGAGTTGTCGACAACAGGGGGCACATCGGATGCGCGTTTCGTCAAAAACCACTGCCCGGTGGTCGAGTTCGGGCTGGTCGGGCGCACCATGCACCAGGTGGATGAATGCGTTGAGGTGGCCCAGATCGAGCAGCTCAAGGCGATCTATACGCGCATCCTGACGGACTATTTTGCCTAA
- a CDS encoding transporter substrate-binding domain-containing protein, with product MKRALYALICLTFAVIAQQSLAQSLSVTTVTRPPFSYVEDGAETGFSMDLLAALAESLNWDYTVNRVDAFADMLGAVQDGSADLAIANISITAMRETQMDFSQPIFEAGLQIMVPSDAVRQPSLVQALLSKELFIAIGLAFAILLGGGMLMWSFERRAQPYFDRKLNEAWFPSFWWALNLVVNGGFEERMPRTPFGRMLGVVLVVSSLFIVSVFTARITSVMTVDAITGSVNSVNDLYGKNVGTISNSTAASFLNRREIEFTGYPGLEQMLDAFKAEELDAVVFDAPVLSYFASHEGRRIASMTGGIFLRENYGIAFPTGSPLVEDVNQALLALREDGTYDEIYRKWFGMRN from the coding sequence ATGAAGCGCGCTTTATACGCTCTGATCTGCCTGACTTTCGCCGTCATCGCACAGCAGAGCCTGGCACAGTCCCTTTCTGTCACAACCGTGACCCGCCCTCCGTTTTCCTATGTCGAAGACGGGGCCGAAACGGGTTTCTCGATGGACTTGCTGGCTGCACTGGCTGAGTCCCTGAATTGGGATTACACCGTCAACCGCGTGGATGCCTTTGCAGATATGCTGGGCGCTGTGCAGGACGGGTCTGCTGACCTTGCAATCGCCAATATCTCGATCACGGCGATGCGTGAAACACAAATGGATTTCAGCCAGCCGATCTTTGAGGCCGGGCTGCAGATCATGGTGCCGTCAGACGCAGTTCGCCAGCCTTCCTTGGTACAGGCACTGCTGTCCAAAGAACTCTTCATCGCTATCGGTCTGGCCTTCGCCATTCTCCTTGGCGGCGGCATGTTGATGTGGAGCTTTGAGCGCCGTGCCCAACCCTATTTCGACCGCAAACTGAACGAAGCCTGGTTTCCATCGTTCTGGTGGGCGCTGAACCTGGTTGTGAATGGCGGTTTCGAGGAACGTATGCCCCGTACCCCGTTTGGGCGAATGTTGGGGGTTGTGCTGGTTGTATCGTCATTGTTCATCGTATCGGTTTTTACCGCACGCATCACCTCGGTCATGACGGTGGACGCGATTACCGGCAGCGTGAACTCGGTCAACGATCTCTATGGCAAAAATGTCGGCACCATTTCCAACTCGACCGCGGCAAGTTTTCTAAACCGGCGCGAGATCGAGTTCACCGGCTATCCCGGACTGGAGCAGATGCTGGACGCCTTCAAGGCCGAGGAACTTGACGCCGTCGTGTTTGACGCGCCTGTCCTGTCCTATTTCGCCTCGCATGAGGGACGGCGGATCGCGTCTATGACGGGTGGCATCTTCCTGCGCGAGAATTACGGTATCGCCTTCCCGACAGGCTCGCCGCTGGTCGAGGATGTCAATCAGGCCCTGCTGGCACTGCGCGAAGACGGAACCTATGACGAAATTTACCGCAAATGGTTCGGGATGCGGAACTAG